The proteins below are encoded in one region of Streptomyces marianii:
- a CDS encoding GNAT family N-acetyltransferase: MSWEVLPATAERWDDVRAVLQPRKSAHTCWCMAWRLTTGDYGRMTADERGAHLGSLVEAGNPPPGVLGYLDGEVAGWCNVAPRKHLDRLTSSKTITPVDDLPVWSVTCFVVRKEFRGKGVASGLLEGAVEHARANGAPAVEGYPVDPEGGRVNSTLAYVGTMEMFERAGFHRVRRTEAKSDKRYRWVMRRDLD, from the coding sequence ATGAGTTGGGAAGTTCTGCCGGCGACCGCCGAACGATGGGACGACGTGCGGGCGGTACTGCAGCCGCGCAAGAGCGCGCACACCTGCTGGTGCATGGCCTGGCGGCTGACCACCGGCGACTACGGGCGGATGACCGCCGACGAGCGGGGCGCGCACCTGGGTTCACTCGTCGAGGCGGGCAACCCGCCCCCCGGAGTGCTCGGCTATCTCGACGGGGAGGTGGCCGGCTGGTGCAACGTGGCGCCGCGCAAGCACCTGGACCGGCTGACGTCGTCGAAGACGATCACGCCCGTCGACGACCTGCCGGTGTGGTCCGTCACGTGCTTCGTCGTGCGCAAGGAGTTCCGCGGCAAGGGCGTCGCGTCGGGTCTGCTGGAGGGCGCGGTGGAGCACGCCCGGGCCAACGGCGCCCCCGCGGTGGAGGGTTACCCCGTGGACCCGGAGGGCGGCCGGGTGAACTCGACGCTCGCGTACGTCGGCACGATGGAGATGTTCGAGCGGGCGGGCTTCCACCGGGTCCGCAGGACCGAGGCCAAGAGCGACAAGCGCTATCGCTGGGTGATGCGCCGCGACCTGGACTGA
- a CDS encoding threonine aldolase family protein, whose product MTMETVDLRSDTVTRPTPAMRRAMAVAEVGDDLFGEDPTVRALEDRLAGLFGFGGALFVPSGVMANQIALRLLVAPGQEIVCDAEAHILAHEEGSPARYGGIQTRTVPGERGLLGAEELEAVLRPGNAYTVGTRAVALEQTHTRGGGAVYPVETLRAIRRLTGSAGVSVHIDGARIWNAHTATGTPLAEYGAPVADTLSVCLSKGLGAPVGSVLLTAAESLPRARSLRHGLGGGMRQSGILAAAGLHALDHHLERMAEDHTHAALLATGLRDAGCAVRPQETNVVLVDTPDAEEVVAGAAREGVLVTAPGPRTVRLVTHLGVGRQACRRAAGVLAALMGEGRRTRGVPASAGHAQQWKESEVA is encoded by the coding sequence ATGACCATGGAGACCGTCGATCTGCGCAGCGACACCGTGACCCGTCCGACGCCGGCGATGCGCCGCGCGATGGCCGTCGCCGAGGTCGGCGACGACCTGTTCGGGGAGGACCCCACCGTCCGCGCGCTGGAGGACCGCCTGGCCGGCCTGTTCGGCTTCGGCGGCGCCCTGTTCGTCCCGTCGGGCGTGATGGCCAACCAGATCGCGCTGCGTCTGCTCGTCGCGCCGGGCCAGGAGATCGTCTGCGACGCCGAGGCCCACATCCTGGCCCACGAGGAGGGCTCGCCCGCCCGGTACGGCGGGATCCAGACGCGCACCGTCCCCGGTGAGCGGGGACTGCTCGGGGCCGAGGAACTGGAGGCCGTCCTGCGTCCGGGCAACGCCTACACCGTCGGCACCCGCGCGGTGGCGCTCGAGCAGACCCACACCCGCGGGGGCGGCGCCGTGTACCCCGTGGAGACACTGCGCGCGATCCGGCGGCTGACCGGGAGCGCCGGGGTCTCGGTGCACATCGACGGCGCCCGGATCTGGAACGCGCACACCGCGACCGGAACGCCGCTGGCGGAGTACGGGGCCCCGGTGGCGGACACCCTGTCGGTGTGCCTGTCGAAGGGGCTCGGCGCCCCGGTCGGCTCCGTTCTGCTCACGGCCGCCGAAAGCCTTCCCAGAGCGCGGTCGTTGCGGCACGGTCTGGGAGGCGGCATGCGGCAGTCGGGGATCCTGGCGGCCGCGGGCCTGCACGCGCTGGACCACCACCTGGAGCGCATGGCCGAGGACCACACCCACGCGGCCCTGCTCGCGACGGGACTGCGGGACGCCGGATGCGCGGTGCGTCCGCAGGAGACCAACGTCGTCCTCGTCGACACACCGGACGCCGAGGAGGTCGTGGCCGGGGCGGCCCGGGAGGGGGTCCTGGTGACCGCGCCCGGTCCACGGACGGTCCGGCTCGTCACACATCTGGGTGTCGGACGACAGGCGTGCCGTCGTGCCGCGGGGGTCCTGGCGGCCCTCATGGGCGAGGGTCGCCGGACGAGGGGCGTTCCCGCGTCCGCGGGACACGCACAGCAATGGAAAGAGAGCGAAGTAGCCTGA
- a CDS encoding condensation domain-containing protein yields MTADTGTGVDRALAALPEAKRELARMLLAARSPVPDRPAPRSGTGPVPATALQARLLRRERLGTAGSSGTGSHAVRLTGRLDTGRLREALTGVLARHEALRCRITEPEDGGGPLLTVDEDASLRLTRTDLTHRTAAARRDAVRAQLAESAATPLFLESGRTSAFRLLTLGEGDHVLVLASHLGVFDGWSSGVFLNDLATGYREGPGSLAPPELQFPDHADWQRRWLASPDGAAELADRRAAFAGIPAPPRAPGGFERGHVPVRLDRGPGSPLAAGLALGAAEGATPFMTLVAALAVVLARRDGTTEAVVGTPAAGRFAGPLEGAVGQFTTVVPIRIDLSGRPSFVELLHRARTAVADGLSRQRLPVDELFTGGTQPYGVLFALHNYPAVSLGLPGIEVGQLPGPPAHHLELYSTDPAATLACVGLVEREGEIGGTAEFNRKAAGPEDVTGLLCGVEDVLARAAASPGTTL; encoded by the coding sequence ATGACCGCCGACACCGGGACCGGGGTCGACCGGGCTCTCGCCGCCCTGCCGGAGGCCAAGCGGGAGCTGGCCCGGATGCTGCTCGCGGCCCGGAGCCCCGTCCCCGACCGGCCGGCCCCGCGCTCCGGCACGGGGCCGGTCCCGGCCACCGCACTCCAGGCCCGCCTCCTGAGGCGCGAGCGGCTCGGCACCGCGGGCAGCAGCGGCACCGGTTCGCACGCCGTACGGCTCACCGGACGACTCGACACGGGGCGGCTGCGCGAGGCGCTCACCGGCGTACTGGCCCGCCACGAGGCACTGCGCTGCCGGATCACCGAGCCCGAGGACGGCGGCGGACCCCTGCTGACGGTGGACGAGGATGCGTCCCTGCGGCTGACCCGAACGGACCTGACGCACCGCACGGCCGCGGCGCGGCGGGACGCCGTACGCGCCCAGCTGGCCGAGAGCGCCGCGACACCGCTGTTCCTGGAGAGCGGCCGTACCAGCGCGTTCCGACTGCTGACGCTCGGCGAGGGCGACCACGTCCTCGTCCTCGCCTCTCACCTGGGCGTCTTCGACGGCTGGTCGTCGGGGGTGTTCCTGAACGACCTCGCAACCGGCTACCGCGAGGGCCCCGGAAGCCTCGCGCCGCCGGAGTTGCAGTTCCCCGATCACGCGGACTGGCAGCGGCGCTGGCTCGCCTCCCCGGACGGTGCCGCCGAACTGGCGGACCGTCGCGCCGCGTTCGCCGGGATCCCGGCGCCGCCGCGGGCACCCGGCGGCTTCGAGCGGGGCCATGTCCCGGTACGCCTGGACCGCGGGCCGGGCAGCCCCCTCGCCGCAGGGCTGGCTCTCGGCGCCGCCGAGGGCGCCACCCCCTTCATGACGCTCGTCGCGGCCCTCGCCGTCGTCCTGGCCCGGCGGGACGGGACCACCGAGGCCGTCGTCGGCACGCCGGCGGCGGGCCGCTTCGCCGGGCCGCTCGAGGGGGCCGTCGGACAGTTCACGACGGTCGTACCGATCCGGATCGACCTGTCAGGGCGCCCCTCCTTCGTGGAACTGCTCCACCGCGCCCGCACGGCGGTCGCCGACGGGCTGAGCCGACAACGGCTGCCCGTGGACGAGCTCTTCACCGGCGGGACACAGCCGTACGGCGTCCTGTTCGCCCTGCACAACTATCCCGCCGTGTCCCTCGGCCTGCCCGGCATCGAGGTGGGTCAGCTTCCCGGTCCGCCCGCCCACCACCTGGAGCTGTACAGCACCGACCCCGCCGCCACCCTGGCCTGCGTCGGCCTGGTCGAACGCGAAGGCGAGATCGGCGGAACGGCCGAGTTCAACCGCAAGGCCGCCGGTCCCGAGGACGTGACCGGGCTGCTCTGCGGGGTCGAGGACGTCCTCGCCCGTGCCGCCGCGTCCCCCGGGACCACCCTCTGA
- a CDS encoding serine hydroxymethyltransferase — translation MTFTLPAPLGAPAAYGAPATAAPRPETPDMITFAGHAATRLRRTDAVLYELLNREADRQNNTLMMVAASSVADPSVLACGGSTLGNLTAEGYPGGRYHAGCSVADEIERLAIERARAAFSAQDAIVQPHSGSSANLAVLTALLAPGDTLLGLDLDCGGHLTHGSPASVSGRYYNAVGYRLTPEGLLDYDRIRDLALTHRPKLIVCGASAYPRSIDFARFREIADETNAYLLADISHIAGLVAAGLHPSPVDHAHITTTSTYKQLYGPRGGLILLGRDAGRSGPERGTLASTMRRAVFPFTQGTPDLASVAAKARALDFVAGPEFAELAKRLADGAQAIAERLSERGLRLVTGGTDTHMVLIDLRPAGLTGDVAEEALESCGIVVNRNRVPGDTTPVRTTAGLRLGSNTLAARGMDRNAAGECADLVADVLDALRAGSGVLPAATRAAARARVDALCARHPLPGYGS, via the coding sequence ATGACGTTCACCCTGCCCGCGCCGCTGGGCGCCCCGGCCGCCTACGGTGCCCCGGCGACCGCGGCTCCGCGGCCGGAAACACCCGACATGATCACCTTCGCCGGACACGCCGCCACCCGGCTGCGCCGCACCGACGCCGTCCTGTACGAGCTGCTGAACCGGGAGGCGGACCGTCAGAACAACACGTTGATGATGGTCGCCGCCTCGAGCGTCGCCGACCCGTCCGTGCTGGCCTGTGGCGGAAGCACGCTCGGGAACCTCACCGCCGAGGGCTATCCGGGCGGGCGCTACCACGCCGGCTGCTCGGTCGCCGACGAGATCGAACGGCTGGCGATCGAGCGGGCCCGTGCGGCGTTCTCGGCCCAGGACGCCATCGTCCAGCCGCACTCGGGGTCGTCCGCGAACCTGGCGGTGCTCACCGCCCTGCTCGCACCCGGCGACACCCTGCTGGGCCTGGACCTCGACTGCGGGGGGCATCTCACCCACGGCTCACCCGCCTCGGTCAGCGGCCGCTACTACAACGCCGTGGGGTACCGGCTCACCCCCGAGGGGCTGCTGGACTACGACCGGATCCGCGATCTGGCCCTCACCCACCGGCCCAAGCTGATCGTCTGCGGGGCGAGCGCCTACCCGCGCAGCATCGACTTCGCCCGCTTCCGGGAGATCGCCGACGAGACGAACGCCTATCTGCTCGCCGACATCTCGCACATCGCGGGGCTCGTCGCGGCGGGACTGCACCCGAGCCCCGTCGACCACGCCCACATCACCACCACGAGCACCTACAAGCAGCTGTACGGTCCACGCGGCGGGCTGATCCTGCTCGGCCGTGACGCCGGCAGGTCGGGGCCCGAGCGCGGGACGCTCGCCTCGACCATGCGCCGCGCCGTGTTCCCGTTCACCCAGGGCACCCCGGACCTCGCGTCGGTCGCGGCCAAGGCCCGGGCCCTGGACTTCGTGGCGGGCCCCGAGTTCGCCGAGCTGGCCAAGCGGCTGGCGGACGGGGCCCAGGCGATCGCCGAGCGGCTGTCCGAGCGCGGCCTGCGCCTGGTCACCGGCGGCACGGACACCCACATGGTGCTCATCGACCTGCGCCCGGCCGGCCTGACGGGTGACGTCGCCGAGGAGGCTCTGGAGTCCTGCGGCATCGTCGTCAACCGCAATCGCGTCCCGGGCGACACCACGCCCGTGCGGACCACCGCCGGACTGCGGCTGGGCAGCAACACCCTGGCGGCACGCGGCATGGACCGCAACGCGGCGGGCGAGTGCGCGGACCTGGTCGCGGACGTCCTCGACGCCCTGCGGGCCGGCTCCGGAGTGCTCCCGGCCGCGACGCGCGCGGCGGCACGGGCCCGCGTCGACGCACTGTGCGCCCGCCACCCGCTGCCGGGGTACGGGTCGTGA
- a CDS encoding non-ribosomal peptide synthetase, producing the protein MSDLAERLGRLPQGQRSRLLGRMRNQMTAGVGHRVELKRADHGPRSRASFQQEQMWFVDRLGAGKARNNIALAVRLDGPLDRAALHEAVNAVVAGHQVLHSRLVEVDGVPWQEPVPAFVLGVQTSDLGASEDPERELAELTASCASAPFDLADAPPVRAHLVRLADERHVLLWVVHHVVWDPGSTRIFTEELTSCYTQAVQGRRPEPAAPPVEYADFAAWQRAKLDNEEHRRALADKWRQLLAGAEATEVMPDHPRSPETRGDGRGLSLRLEQDLLDRLSALAESSDTTVFTTLLAAFNALLRHWTHTEDVVVGTASASRPHPDLERVIGCFVQMITLRTEVGDGLTFRELVSRTAGTVMEAFTNSELPFEQVVDAVRPVRDPMRHPLFQIEFTSLGRWGAHTTRSADVDFAVEQLHDGAAKFDMSFLVGENDGLELSLEYNTSLYRHGTASALLTAFRRVIEQVAADPDIPIGGISLVEEPAASRHARELSRGGPVDEAAWNATLDRAFRERATIQPDAVAVRHGGTTLDYAALDRWSEAIAHRLRDRGVRHGDPVAVCLGRGPAAVAALLGILKAGAHYLPVDPAAPAERTRTVLADAGVRHALVDDGADLPVPLELVTAGTTAPVREVPSLAPTSSPADLAYVLYTSGSSGTPKGVMIEHRSVTHFSRTIARAYEMGTGDRVLHFAPLTFDVSVFEVFTTLLAGGELVIATDDERRDPALLETRMRDDAVTVAELPPALLPLLDQARLPDLRLVSVGGEAFPGKLVAEWTAGERRFVNGYGPTEATVAVTLMDCAGSYDRNPPIGRPMPGHQAFVLDERLRPVPPGVPAELCVAGPGVARGYLGRPELTAERFVTNPYADGPETERLYRTGDLVRWLPGGNLEFLGRTDRQLKLRGHRIEPGEVEAVLLGHPSVQQAVAVARPGAGGEPVLAAYVTVQQAGGYASEVADAEGVRAYAASRLPGYMVPVVVVLDDLPLTPHGKVDVAALPLPVDQAAGGTAPRDAVEEQICRDILTPLLEWTSPDVEGDFFALGGSSLQATIVVSRVRAVFGIDIALADFFSRPTVAGLADLVRTARAEAAGEQDRLLAVFDQIENMSDEEAAALLDSLQKPDGGR; encoded by the coding sequence ATGTCTGACCTCGCCGAACGGCTCGGCCGGCTGCCCCAGGGGCAGCGCTCCCGGCTGCTGGGCCGGATGCGCAACCAGATGACCGCGGGCGTCGGCCACCGCGTCGAACTCAAGCGCGCCGACCACGGGCCGCGTTCCCGGGCCTCCTTCCAGCAGGAGCAGATGTGGTTCGTCGACCGGCTGGGCGCCGGCAAGGCCCGCAACAACATAGCCCTCGCCGTCCGGCTGGACGGGCCGCTCGACCGGGCCGCGCTGCACGAGGCGGTCAACGCGGTCGTCGCCGGCCACCAGGTGCTCCACAGCAGGCTCGTCGAGGTCGACGGGGTGCCCTGGCAGGAACCCGTGCCCGCCTTCGTCCTCGGCGTCCAGACCAGCGACCTCGGCGCGAGTGAGGACCCGGAGCGGGAGCTGGCCGAACTCACCGCGTCCTGTGCGTCGGCGCCGTTCGACCTGGCCGACGCCCCGCCCGTACGCGCCCACCTGGTGCGGCTCGCGGACGAGCGGCACGTACTGCTGTGGGTCGTCCACCACGTCGTCTGGGACCCGGGCTCCACGCGCATCTTCACCGAGGAGCTCACCTCCTGCTACACCCAGGCGGTCCAGGGCCGGCGCCCGGAACCGGCCGCCCCGCCCGTCGAGTACGCCGACTTCGCCGCCTGGCAGCGCGCCAAACTCGACAACGAGGAGCACCGCAGGGCGCTCGCCGACAAGTGGCGGCAGCTTCTCGCCGGCGCCGAGGCCACCGAGGTCATGCCCGACCATCCGCGCAGCCCCGAGACCCGCGGCGACGGCCGCGGACTGAGCCTCCGGCTGGAGCAGGACCTGCTGGACCGGCTCAGCGCGCTGGCCGAGAGTTCCGACACCACCGTCTTCACCACCCTGCTCGCCGCCTTCAACGCACTGCTGCGGCACTGGACCCACACCGAGGACGTGGTCGTCGGCACGGCCAGCGCCTCCCGCCCCCACCCCGACCTGGAACGGGTCATCGGCTGCTTCGTCCAGATGATCACCCTGCGCACGGAGGTGGGGGACGGCCTCACCTTCCGCGAACTCGTCTCGCGCACGGCGGGCACCGTCATGGAGGCCTTCACCAACAGCGAGCTCCCCTTCGAGCAGGTCGTGGACGCCGTACGGCCGGTCCGCGACCCGATGCGGCACCCCCTGTTCCAGATCGAGTTCACCTCGCTCGGCCGCTGGGGCGCGCACACCACCCGGTCCGCCGACGTGGACTTCGCCGTCGAGCAACTGCACGACGGAGCCGCCAAGTTCGACATGAGCTTCCTGGTGGGCGAGAACGACGGGCTGGAGCTGTCCCTGGAGTACAACACCTCGCTCTACCGCCATGGCACCGCCTCCGCGCTGCTGACGGCCTTCCGCCGGGTCATCGAGCAGGTCGCGGCCGACCCCGACATCCCCATCGGCGGCATCAGCCTGGTGGAGGAGCCGGCGGCGTCCCGGCACGCCCGTGAACTGTCCCGCGGCGGCCCGGTCGACGAGGCCGCCTGGAACGCCACCCTCGACCGCGCCTTCCGCGAGCGCGCCACCATCCAGCCCGACGCCGTCGCCGTCCGGCACGGCGGCACGACGCTGGACTACGCGGCCCTGGACCGCTGGTCCGAGGCCATCGCCCACCGGTTGCGCGACCGGGGAGTACGGCACGGCGACCCGGTCGCCGTCTGCCTCGGGCGGGGTCCGGCGGCCGTCGCGGCCCTGCTCGGCATCCTCAAGGCCGGCGCCCACTACCTGCCCGTCGACCCGGCCGCCCCGGCCGAGCGGACCAGGACCGTGCTGGCCGACGCCGGCGTCCGGCACGCCCTGGTCGACGACGGGGCCGACCTGCCCGTACCGCTGGAGCTCGTCACGGCCGGCACCACGGCCCCGGTGCGCGAAGTACCCTCCCTGGCCCCGACGTCGAGCCCCGCCGACCTCGCCTACGTGCTCTACACCTCGGGCAGCAGCGGAACCCCGAAGGGCGTCATGATCGAGCACCGCTCGGTCACCCACTTCTCCCGCACGATCGCCCGGGCGTACGAGATGGGCACCGGCGACCGCGTTCTGCACTTCGCCCCGCTCACCTTCGACGTCTCCGTCTTCGAGGTCTTCACCACCCTGCTGGCCGGCGGGGAACTCGTCATCGCCACCGACGACGAGCGCCGCGACCCGGCCCTCCTCGAGACCCGGATGCGCGACGACGCGGTGACCGTCGCCGAACTGCCGCCCGCCCTGCTGCCCCTGCTCGACCAGGCCCGCCTGCCCGACCTGCGGCTGGTCTCCGTCGGCGGTGAGGCGTTCCCCGGCAAGCTGGTCGCCGAATGGACGGCGGGGGAGCGGCGGTTCGTCAACGGCTACGGCCCGACCGAGGCCACCGTCGCCGTCACGCTCATGGACTGCGCCGGCAGCTACGACCGCAATCCGCCGATCGGCCGCCCGATGCCGGGCCACCAGGCGTTCGTCCTGGACGAGCGGCTGCGCCCCGTACCGCCCGGCGTACCGGCCGAACTGTGCGTCGCCGGGCCCGGCGTCGCCCGCGGCTACCTCGGGCGGCCCGAACTGACGGCGGAACGGTTCGTCACCAACCCCTACGCCGACGGTCCCGAGACCGAACGGCTCTACCGCACCGGCGATCTCGTGCGCTGGCTCCCCGGCGGGAACCTGGAGTTCCTCGGCCGCACCGACCGGCAGCTGAAGCTGCGCGGCCACCGCATCGAGCCGGGCGAGGTGGAGGCCGTGCTCCTCGGCCACCCCTCCGTGCAGCAGGCCGTCGCCGTCGCCCGGCCCGGCGCCGGGGGCGAGCCCGTCCTGGCCGCGTACGTCACGGTCCAACAGGCCGGCGGGTACGCCTCCGAGGTCGCCGACGCCGAGGGAGTGCGGGCCTACGCCGCCTCCCGGCTGCCCGGCTACATGGTGCCCGTGGTCGTCGTCCTGGACGATCTGCCCCTCACCCCGCACGGCAAGGTCGACGTCGCGGCGCTGCCGCTGCCCGTGGACCAGGCCGCCGGCGGCACCGCCCCGCGCGACGCCGTCGAGGAGCAGATCTGCCGCGACATCCTCACCCCGCTGCTGGAGTGGACCAGCCCCGACGTCGAGGGCGACTTCTTCGCCCTCGGCGGCAGTTCGCTCCAGGCGACGATCGTCGTCTCACGGGTCCGCGCCGTCTTCGGCATCGACATCGCGCTGGCCGACTTCTTCAGCCGCCCGACGGTCGCCGGACTCGCCGACCTCGTCCGCACCGCCCGGGCCGAGGCGGCCGGCGAGCAGGACCGGCTGCTGGCGGTGTTCGACCAGATCGAGAACATGAGCGACGAGGAAGCGGCCGCGCTGCTCGACTCGCTGCAGAAGCCGGACGGCGGGCGATGA
- a CDS encoding acyl-CoA dehydrogenase family protein, whose product MTSAAQRTADGRPPVERWREREDEDSLFRQLRLTVRQGLEIDAATPTSAWEALTGVGAWEFALPIGMDGLDLGQAVVAMVCEEGGNAMQPVPLTDTFLALDLLAGLGPLAPEGLDGLLDRVRDGSHPVAVPGRLPDPRGSVPPGITWKPDGDDGGVVLTGSAGPFAAGVEPGSLLVLASGPDGPCVALADPSASGVELRALRDHGGGAVSGAVLDGARIPAGSVVLRGIAAEQALARAGLRAAVHQASLLAGITAAALTAVVSRIRSRRQFGQALVKHQGPRLRVAGLLARLDAVRWAVGDAAKDLDENRLGPGDAAGLIALTAETALDVTRDAVHLHGASGLFRDGLVAGCYRRAAWEALRCGRPTQLWDIAAHTA is encoded by the coding sequence TTGACAAGCGCAGCACAACGGACGGCGGACGGCAGGCCACCCGTGGAGCGGTGGCGGGAGCGCGAGGACGAGGACTCACTCTTCCGGCAGCTCCGGCTCACCGTCCGGCAGGGCCTGGAGATCGACGCCGCCACACCCACCAGCGCGTGGGAGGCCCTGACGGGCGTGGGGGCCTGGGAGTTCGCCCTGCCCATCGGCATGGACGGCCTCGACCTGGGCCAGGCCGTCGTCGCCATGGTCTGCGAGGAGGGCGGCAACGCGATGCAGCCGGTGCCGCTCACCGACACCTTCCTCGCGCTGGACCTGCTGGCCGGGCTGGGTCCGCTCGCCCCGGAGGGCCTCGACGGCCTGCTCGACCGGGTCCGGGACGGCTCACACCCCGTCGCCGTGCCGGGCCGGCTGCCCGACCCGCGCGGTTCCGTACCGCCCGGCATCACCTGGAAGCCCGACGGTGACGACGGCGGTGTCGTGCTGACCGGCTCCGCAGGACCCTTCGCCGCGGGTGTGGAGCCCGGCTCGCTGCTCGTCCTGGCCTCCGGGCCCGACGGGCCGTGCGTCGCCCTCGCCGACCCGTCGGCCTCCGGGGTCGAACTGCGCGCGCTGCGCGACCACGGCGGCGGCGCGGTCTCCGGCGCCGTCCTCGACGGAGCCCGGATACCGGCGGGGTCCGTCGTCCTGCGGGGGATCGCGGCCGAACAGGCGCTCGCCCGGGCGGGTCTGCGCGCCGCCGTCCACCAGGCGTCGCTGCTCGCCGGCATCACCGCGGCCGCGCTGACGGCGGTCGTCTCCCGGATCAGGAGCCGCCGGCAGTTCGGCCAGGCACTGGTGAAGCACCAGGGGCCCCGGCTGAGGGTCGCCGGTCTCCTGGCCCGTCTCGACGCGGTGCGCTGGGCGGTCGGGGACGCCGCCAAGGACCTCGACGAGAACCGGCTCGGCCCCGGCGACGCGGCAGGGCTGATCGCCCTGACCGCGGAGACCGCGCTGGACGTCACCCGTGACGCGGTCCATCTGCACGGGGCCTCCGGGCTCTTCAGGGACGGGCTGGTGGCCGGGTGCTACCGGCGGGCCGCATGGGAGGCACTGCGCTGCGGCCGCCCCACCCAGCTGTGGGACATCGCCGCGCACACCGCCTGA
- a CDS encoding DUF2461 domain-containing protein — MTFSGFPPSAPRLYEALAADNSKESWRARHRAVYERDVRAPMEELAGELSAHFAEYAGGVRLLGPVRDTRMSHDKSPYKTYQGGYLDVLPALGFWLHLDREGLYASGRWYPYGGAEVARYRAAVGEEADGAELAAITARLTGLGFTIGGDRLATRPRGVPADHPRLELLRHRRIDAGRRLGPGPALGSAAAGAFVRETWETVRPLLDWAAVRGLTPRPRGDRGADTPS, encoded by the coding sequence GTGACGTTCAGCGGCTTCCCGCCCTCGGCACCGCGCCTGTACGAGGCACTCGCCGCCGACAACTCCAAGGAGTCGTGGCGGGCGCGTCACCGCGCGGTGTACGAGCGGGACGTCCGGGCTCCCATGGAGGAGCTGGCCGGCGAACTGTCCGCGCACTTCGCCGAGTACGCGGGCGGGGTGCGTCTGCTCGGCCCGGTCCGGGACACCCGGATGTCCCACGACAAGTCCCCGTACAAGACGTACCAGGGCGGGTACCTCGACGTGCTGCCCGCCCTGGGTTTCTGGCTGCATCTGGACCGGGAGGGGCTGTACGCCTCCGGGCGCTGGTACCCGTACGGGGGCGCCGAGGTCGCCCGCTACCGCGCCGCCGTCGGGGAGGAGGCGGACGGCGCGGAACTGGCCGCGATCACCGCCCGGCTGACCGGTCTGGGGTTCACGATCGGCGGCGACAGGCTCGCCACCCGGCCACGGGGCGTGCCGGCGGACCACCCCCGGCTGGAGCTGCTGCGGCACCGCAGGATCGACGCCGGACGGCGGCTCGGACCGGGCCCCGCCCTCGGCTCGGCCGCCGCCGGCGCCTTCGTCCGGGAGACGTGGGAAACGGTGCGGCCGCTGCTGGACTGGGCCGCCGTCCGCGGGCTGACACCGCGACCGCGAGGCGACCGAGGAGCTGACACACCGTCATGA
- a CDS encoding acyl-CoA dehydrogenase family protein, translating to MLTTEFYRAPADCGLVRSGEGAPRTPMRALREEIHDVLVSAPVAAARRSRDPRPVHRALGGAGLLAPQWPEEYGGRGVSQVAAAVLVEELAMHDVPDLLHTLTVQIVGSTLLNVASAAMKARHLPGFAAGTAFGCVLFSEPQAGSDLNILSTRAVSDGNGGYKLYGTKVHSLFAGLADYGLCLARAENDAFTLFLVPLAHQGVTITAVPGIGDDAFHEVTLDGVAVTADEVVGEPGQGWAIVVKTLAFERTGLDYYVKALRWYRAAVERLEAHTDRLQSGQHDQIGLAKLNARLLAAGTLVRRVLTRLDRGELNEDEAAAAKWYTTELAAEVAWWAAELDGDHSMTLDDPGTDGVAHPLDSALREAPGMRISGGTAEMMLETLARLRLDSGAEVRP from the coding sequence TTGCTCACCACCGAGTTCTACCGGGCACCCGCCGACTGCGGCCTCGTCCGCTCCGGTGAGGGTGCGCCCCGCACACCCATGCGAGCCCTCCGCGAGGAGATCCACGACGTCCTGGTGTCCGCACCCGTCGCCGCCGCCCGGCGCAGCCGGGATCCCCGTCCCGTGCACCGGGCCCTCGGCGGCGCGGGACTGCTCGCCCCGCAGTGGCCCGAGGAGTACGGCGGCCGCGGAGTCAGCCAGGTCGCCGCCGCCGTGCTCGTCGAGGAACTGGCGATGCACGACGTGCCCGACCTGCTGCACACCCTGACCGTGCAGATCGTCGGATCCACCCTCCTCAACGTGGCGAGCGCCGCCATGAAGGCCCGTCATCTGCCGGGCTTCGCCGCCGGAACCGCCTTCGGCTGCGTGCTCTTCAGCGAGCCGCAGGCCGGCTCCGACCTGAACATCCTGTCCACCCGCGCCGTCTCCGACGGCAACGGCGGCTACAAGCTCTACGGCACCAAGGTCCACTCGCTGTTCGCCGGCCTCGCCGACTACGGACTGTGCCTCGCGCGTGCCGAGAACGACGCCTTCACCCTGTTCCTGGTACCCCTGGCCCACCAGGGCGTCACGATCACCGCCGTCCCCGGCATCGGGGACGACGCCTTCCACGAGGTCACCCTGGACGGGGTGGCCGTCACCGCGGACGAGGTGGTCGGCGAGCCCGGCCAGGGCTGGGCGATCGTCGTCAAGACGCTCGCCTTCGAACGCACCGGACTCGACTACTACGTCAAGGCCCTGCGCTGGTACCGCGCCGCCGTGGAACGGCTCGAAGCCCACACCGACCGGCTTCAGTCCGGCCAGCACGACCAGATCGGCCTCGCCAAGCTCAACGCCCGCCTCCTGGCGGCGGGCACGCTCGTACGGCGCGTACTGACCCGGCTGGACCGCGGCGAGCTCAACGAGGACGAGGCGGCGGCCGCCAAGTGGTACACCACCGAACTCGCCGCGGAGGTCGCCTGGTGGGCCGCCGAACTGGACGGCGACCACAGCATGACCCTCGACGACCCCGGTACCGACGGGGTGGCACATCCACTGGACTCGGCGCTGCGGGAAGCCCCCGGGATGCGGATATCGGGCGGCACCGCCGAGATGATGCTCGAGACGCTGGCCCGGCTGCGTCTCGACTCAGGGGCGGAGGTACGGCCTTGA